AGCTAAGAAGCAAAAATGCTGATGGACTTGAGCTTGTGGATCTGATCAGAGAGATGTGGATCAGACTTTATTAACACAGAATAAAGCCGAGACAACTCTGTAGAAAAGTCTATGTGGCAGTCACCAGATACCTCCGTTTATACACACCTCTGAGGGTACAAACAGGTACAAACATCATTAGTTAGGTCAATAAACATAAATCGGTATACCCTGACATTAGGTCATGATAACTGCAGACGTGCCATACAGTTGGTGAGGATGTTCTCAATGATGCAGCAGTAGGAgttcagtagttttgttgcataaacctaacaaaataattttgttgcattttgtttaaATTCTGTAGTCAGTTAAAACCAAACcatgatttgttttttactaaacctaatgaagtagtgttgttgtgtttttttttgttgttttatttgaatttacaacgttaaccacgtctTTAACAGACGCTAAAACACTGCACAGCGGTTTATACTATGAGACAACATTTTACAATCTGGAAAGTTATCACAGCGGtaatttactactactactactactttttcTTGTAATTATCGCTGGATAGAAGTACTGCAGAAATACTTGCATCACGTCACAGAGTAATGTATCACGATGGTTTTGATTGGCCATGTTGCCGGTTGACGTCATGTTGTGTTGTAGCAAAGTTTTCATTCCAATATACTCATTTGCTAACTTAAATGGCGTGGACTTTGTTAGTGAGAACACTCTCAATGGGCTTTATCTGCCCACGTTAGCAACATTTCTAACTCAACCCAAGCTCTTCAACAAGACAAGTAAAAAAGACAATTAATTTACACTCTAGTAGCAACAGAGGAGTGCGTACATTTCCTGATATTTAGGATGATTAAGGTTTTACGCACATTTCAAGATATTGAAACTAACTTTATTTTTCTGGctcatcatttttcttttatctcCATTTGCAATCAGCTATGAACACTTACAGTGTTCCCTGGACTGGCAGACTGGTGTTTCCTTCCCTCAACATCACAGTTCAATGTAGATCAGGTTCCAAAGGTCTGGTGGCCTgactttatttagttttaactAAGGCTTCCTACAGGCCTCTTTTGTTAGACATTGTTTTGGAAAATgacatcagtcagtcagtctggaATAATATTTCAGTCTCTTCTTGACCCCAATCATCAGTTtattcattataaatgtgtacATGAGTTTATTATTCACCTGGTACATTTCTTCTGCTCCTATTTACATAAATTATAATATGGTATTGTCCTGCAAAAAGTACCACATGCACGTTTATTCTCTCCATTACTGAAAACTGTGTAATTATTAATGGGCACAACAGCAGCTTGATTGAACACATGACATCTCTGGTAGTGATGAAATATGCTGCtcattactttatttatattattatttattatttattatttatttattgggaTTGTACTTATTCCTGGACTTGTACTCATGTTTTTTACTGTtgctgatttattgttttttctttgcttGCACTGATTTGCCCACATTGGTGTCTGTAGTCAATGCACCTTTGTATTTACCTATTTGTCATATTAACATTGATAAACAAAATGGTCACACTAATGGAAGAAATCTTGGGAGAGGCAATGCATTTTATTctaaacaatatatttattgagtttttCCCCCTTTCTCCCCCCCACAAATGATAGAACACAATTAATACAGACAGCAATACACATTGATCTCCCCCCCCCCGACGTAAGATAATTGCATGAATAAACTTAGCATATATGATGACAAAATAACAGTAGTCACAGTTGTGATAAATACAAgtgaagaaaattaaaaataaattaattaattaaaaaaagaaaaaaaaggagaaagtaaaaaaattatagaaaaggaagaaagaacatatatattcatatcTATGCATATAGAAATCTTTGGAGCGGCAATTCAAAGGGAGATCCCCGCTAGGGTGTCCATGACGGTCTTCAGTCGACATCGACCTATTGGGTCTACAACAACCTCAGTTAAGTTTAGTGTATATGTCCCAATATGTGTGTTCTGCAGTCACAGACGAGCCCATGATAGTTGACTACGCATGCTCAATAAGGAAATAACGACAGAAACATTATGCTTTATTTTaaggtttcattttttttttttctcattgtacatttaaaaaaagctttgttgCAAACAAACCCACCATTTCAGTCTTGTCAAAAGGCCTCTAACTTGAAAACAAAGGCCGATGCCAGAGCACCGACCACCCTCACACATATCTTCCTTTCCCTGTTGGTTCAAGCACACATGGTCTAAAGTCACAGCTTgaagtgaaaaataatgaaaaacttAGTTTGAAGTAAACATGTTACGCAATATACAATCTGTCAAGTGCAATAAAATGAGAGAGAAACATTTCTGGAACAAAGGCCTGTGCACACTTTCAGTGTAGTCTTAACACATTAGCCATCGTCATTAATACAGTTTATATTGCTGAATTTGAATATTTAACTTGATCGATATACCCAGAAGCAGTGATATGAATATTTATATCATCACTTGTAAACAGAGTTCAGGTTTGTTAAATAAATTCATGACAGTAAAGTAAAATACAGAGAGAAGTCTGAATGAAAGTTATGATAATGATAGAAGTAGAAGCAACCCGTGTTAATACTGTACATCAAATCATTTTGGTTTGACAGAACAACTTCTTCAGGTGTTTAaagatttctttcatttttagtCCATATATAACTGGATTGAAGAGAGCATAATACAAAAACGATTGTAAAGTCATTATGAACTGTGTGTCAGATTCCATATCCAGTTGAATTATAATGACATCAAATAGACACAAAGAGGAAAAGCCGATTAAAACTACCAGGTGGAGTGTACATGTCTCTGCAGCTTTTGTCCTTACATTTCCAGAACTTCGGTAGGATATTATAAGTATCCTGGTATATGTAAAAAGTATGAAGAGTATTGGTAATAATATCAgagtaaatatattaaacatATCAGCTAGAGACCGTGCTGCTGTAGTCACACAGTAGATACTGTAATATGAACTGTTACAAAAAATTGCTTTTAAAGTGAATTTACACAGTTTCGAATTAGCACTCAGTAATGTTGGGAATGCAATCTGAACAGCAGGAAGAAGCCAAGAAAGAAACAGGATTATACACACTGTGGTTTTGCTCATGATAGTTGGATATTGCAGAGGTTTACATATAGACACATACCTGTCATAGGCCATGGCTGCCAACAGTAAGAAATCTGAAGCACTAAAGGagtaatatatataacattgtAAGAGACAGGCGGAATATGATATGATCGATTTTTCGGATAAAATGTCAATTAACAACTTTGGGTACACAGTAGTGCTGGTAACGACTGAGTTCAGTAGCAAAGCTGCAATGAAAATGTACATCGGCTCATGGAGGTTATTGTTTATCCCAATAAGGTACACAATGGTCAAATTAAAGGTGATTGCTAGAATAAATACCATCAACatatgaataaaaagaaaatacctgtTTATGCCCATGTCCACATACCCATAAAGAGTTATATATGTTACATTTAATGCATCATCCATGAAGAATGTCACAACTTAAACAATCAATGAATACAAAGAGCTGATTGTATAATAAGCATAAGTGAATAAACTGAGTAAAGAAGTCTTACTATGAAGATAGCATTAACTCAGAGCATGTATTTGATTGTCTCATGTATTTACAGATACCTGActgatgtgtgttcatgttcagAGATCAAAAAGTGAACTGTTTGAGTCagacaaaatattttataacaTTTCTTCACCCTCCATGGATCTCATTAACTCTTCCACCAAGAGTTCATTAGAACAACTTTGTCAAACTCTGGAGGCCTGAACCCATAGGtgttaaactttatttacatGGGTGTCTGTTGTCTTAATTTCCCTTTGTGCCACCTTAAACAACAAAGCAAAAGTgtgcatggctcacatacccccgctcactgcttgacccctactaaagtagggccaaaggttttggcCTTTtggaaaaacttaaaaaatgttgggcaccctggCTTCCAAGCCcaaaaaggcacaactagaccacactgtcaaccatcatccCAAATTTAAAGTTCTTAAGTTtgatagtttccgagttctactccggaaacgaaattgaagtcgaaaaaaatctaaaattttggccaaaatttccaactaaggatgctaattttgaaaaaaagatttaacCGCTgaccgacccttgttaaccgattattaaccgttaaccgccaagattagtgcctcgcatgcagcggtgctccagctgcagtgtatgagcacaacagacaactgagtctccagttcaccgagAGGATAGTTATCCTAGCAGTCACTGTGCTGCGTGTAGTgccgcggacatgcagccactttcccagtaaaagtctccactgcacatttagtttagttttgccgctgtgtgtctgcccggattaacgatagcgattgtctgacaaacagagtgtgtttttgtgctacgttagcatctgtagctctgctggtagcttcgtgctcgTCGCCGCTCTTTTATTGCGGCGTAACTTTTACGAGTGTCTGACAGAGCGTGTGTGTGGCGGCAGGGACTGTAGGTTTATCGGTGGTGTTACAGCTGTGAACgcaggtgtagcagacagtgtgtttacagtttatttgtcagtggATGAATGCTACGAGGATACAACTCGCTCCACTAAaacgagccagagaccggagccaacttcctgtatcttgcaactccggctccgcctttTAAAGTGGGCTTTTGAGGTGGACCAGATTTTTCTACTTAAAGAGaggagccgctcctctgagtttttctcagttttttgattaattattaatatttattttaaccgtttaaccgataacgttaatcggttaaaatgcttaatgttggttaatggttaaacggttaattattaacatccctacccTGGACTTGTAACACcaaaaaggcacaactagaccaaacTGTCAACcgtcataccaaatttgaagttcctaagttaaattaTTTTGGAGTTCTATTctggaaacgaaagtgtgacacgcaaaCAGACGGAAGGACAGGCATGCGGAGcactatatacccccgactacgttgtcgcgggggtataacaattatttaacttaggaacttcaaatttcgtatgatggttgacagtgtggtctagttgtgccttttgggggttaaaagtccagggtgcccaaaatgtttgacattttggccaaaaactgttatttattttttaatttccgGAGTGGAACTCGTTCCATTAcctccaaaagggcaaaacctttggccctagattagtaggggtcaagcagcgGGGTATGTCAGCCaagctcacttttgccttgtttattGCAttgctgtatttattattttaaagaaaagaaGGTGGAAAAATGCCTGCGGGCTCAGGCCTCCAGAGTTTGAAGATGTTGTTCACATATTTGACGTTGTAACTGTTAGAGGTTGTGGAATGTTTTCAATCAAAAAGCATTTTACTTTTGTAATGAACAGCATAGCAGTGTGATGTTTATCATTGCCTGTAGGACAGGGAAGTTTAACACCTATGGGTTCAGGCCTCCAGAGTTTGACAAAGTTGTTCTAATGAACTCTTGGTGGAAGAGTTAATGAGATCCATGGAGGGTGAAGAAATGTTATAAAATATTTGGTCTGACTCAAACAGTTCACTTTTTGATCTctgaacatgaacacacatcaaGTGCAGTTTAAGGTCAGGTACAGTATCTGTAAATTCATGAGACAATCAAATACATGCTCTATGTTAATGCAATCTTCATAGTAAGACTTGTTCATTCATATGTGTTATACAATCTGCCCTTTGTATTCATTAATGGTTTAAGTTGGGACATTCTTCATGGATGATGAattaaatataacatatataactcTTGGTGGGTATGTGGAAATGGGAAACTATaggtatttgtatttttttattatgtttatagTATATATTCTAGCAATGACATTTAGTTCCACCATTGTGTACCTTATTGGGATACACAAGAACCTCCATGAGCCGATGTACATTTTCATTGCAGCGTTGCTACTGAACTCTATTGTTTACAACACTGTTATGTACCCAAAGTTGCTGAGTGACTTTTTATCTGAAAAACAGATTGTATCATATTCAGCCTGTCTCTTTCAATATTTTGTATATTACACCTTAAGTGCTTCAGATTTCTTCCTGTTGGCAGCCATGGCCTATGACAGGTTTGTGTCTATATGTAAACCTCTGCAATATCCAACTATCATGAGCCAAACCACAGTGAGTATTATCCTGTTTCTTTCTTGGCTTGTGCCTGTTTGTGAGTTCGGAGCCAATACAATAGCAATGAGTAAGAACAAACTCtgcaatttaaatttaaaaaacgttttttgtAACAATTCAATTTACAAACTCTTCTGTGTGAGGTCAATAGCACTAACTGTATTTGATGGGTTTGCTCTGCTAAACATGGTGCTGTTGCCTTTGCTCTTCATACTGTTTACATACGCAAGAATACTCATAATATCCTATCGAAGTGgtaaaaatgtcaggaaaaaagCTGCACAGACTTGTTTACCCCACCTGATAGTTTTAATCTGCTTTTCCTGTTTGTGTGCATATGATGCAATTATAATTCAACTGGAATCTGATTTACATTTCATAATGACTTTACAAGCGTTTTTGTATTATCCTCTCTTCAATCCAGTTATATATGGactaaaaatgaaagaaatcttTAAACACTTGAAGAGGTTGTTTAGTCAAGCCAAAGTAAAGTAATGTTACAGTAATAGTGATGCTAATGTGCAGTCATTCCTTCTATAATATTAATGCAGAGTTGTGAATGTTCAGATCGTTGGGAGGTATTAAATGTAAGGATTTGTTTCTGTGCAGTAAACGAACTCTTTACTATTCATCATGGAAACAGTAAAGAGTATCTTCAGTTTGAAAAATGTACTACTCAATATCCTGcagttaataaaaaatatgtctCTGTTACTGTCAACTGCAGCTTTGTTAGTCATGGGCAAATAGGGATATACTAAGGTGCATTGACTACAGACGCCAATGTGGGCAATCTACACTGCAAGcaaaggaaaaacaacaaatcagcaACAATAAGAAACTTTTTAATGCTGCCGTCTTGGTCAGGACTCCTTCGAAAAAGAGAGTaacaaattaccccaatatttacctcaaaatgtatctaaatttactttattataaacattatttaataattatatgctaaaatagcatataaaggttaaaataaagccctgaggcttgagaagcggctgtgcgctgcccTTCATCGGAGatggaaaactaatagaagacacttctgatcaggcacaaatctcttgtgtgacttattgtctacacaaatgtaagctggtagctaatgtaatgattcagggagtttttaaagacatttaaaacaagttatttgctaattattatttatttatcagcagacatggaaataaagcatctcaatttacttttttctggaaatgtatgaaataaATTAGCAGCTATTGGGAAGTAGTGGAatataattttgaggtaaatattggggtaatttggtaGTAATTCCAAAGAGATTTCAAATagattacttgctaattatcacctaaataccatgaaatttgtggacctgtaaaatgaagtgttagcaAAAAGAGATTTTGAAATCtccatgggaaaaaaaaaaaaaaaaaaaaaaagaattaagtGCAGGTCCAGAATTAAGCACAATCccattaatatataataatagaaataaattaACGGACAGCATATTTCATCACTACCACAGAGGTCAAGTATTGCCGGCTTCAACTGGCAGACAATCAAGCTGCTGTTTTACCCATCAATAATACACGTTTTTAATTAATGGACAGATTAAACAAAGAAGTGTCATGAAGTAAAACTGACTATGAACATGTGATAGTCTTGGTAGGACAATAccatattatacatatataggATCTGGGGGGAGTCTGGCTTTAATGAGAAATAGTCATCCGGGTAAATTATAAACTAAGTgtacacatttataatgaataAACTGATGATTGGGGTCAAGAAGAGACTGAAATATTATTCCAGACTGCTTGTCAGTTCAGTACTCCTGCTGCTGAGAGCTGATGTcgttttttaaaataatgtccaACAATAAAGGCATACAGGAAGCCTTAATTACAACTGAATAAAGTCAGGCCACCAGACCTTTGGAACCTGATCTACATTGAATTGTGGTGTATAGGGAAGGAGACACCAGTGTGCCAGTATAGGGAACTCTGTAAGCTTTCATAGCTGATTGCAACTAGAGATATATCGTCTCCCCTCGTTGGTGACCCTGTTTGTTTTACTTCACTTCAGATTAAATTGTTAAAACCTGCAATATctcataaagtaaaaaaatataacataaacaacaaaatcaaagttgtatttttcgataatattgcaatagtggtatgagttagtttttttgtgtggtgctttaagagctggtttaaaggctaaagcctggttTCAGCATACTACAGAATACACCACTTTAatttcatactgcatactgcgttcgtcagtagtataCTGAGCATGTCACATCAAGCCCCTATTACCCAAAGTAATTGGCTGGCTTGAACTACTACCAACTTCATACTGAACAAATATTTTGCAATTCATCTTCTTGGGAACATGATTATCTGAACCAATTTCatgtcaatccatccaatagttattGAGATTTCAGTCGGTaatgtgaacctcatggtgAGGCTAGAGGAACAGTCACAAGATCACCAAAGATATTAGAATTTATCCACAAGAGACCTTGAATATCTGCAGCAGAGTTCATGGCAATATAtccaataattataataactcTGGACCACGAATGTTagcctcatggtggcgctagattcTAGACTAAACTGTAGCGGCCAGAGCACCCGTTATGGGATCATCAAAGTctgtaggattcatcctctggccCAGGCTAAATATCCATCTTGCCTCCACCTTTGTAAGAGCTG
This DNA window, taken from Sebastes fasciatus isolate fSebFas1 chromosome 14, fSebFas1.pri, whole genome shotgun sequence, encodes the following:
- the LOC141781973 gene encoding olfactory receptor 6N2-like, producing the protein MDDELNITYITLGGYVEMGNYRYLYFFIMFIVYILAMTFSSTIVYLIGIHKNLHEPMYIFIAALLLNSIVYNTVMYPKLLSDFLSEKQIVSYSACLFQYFVYYTLSASDFFLLAAMAYDRFVSICKPLQYPTIMSQTTVSIILFLSWLVPVCEFGANTIAMSKNKLCNLNLKNVFCNNSIYKLFCVRSIALTVFDGFALLNMVLLPLLFILFTYARILIISYRSGKNVRKKAAQTCLPHLIVLICFSCLCAYDAIIIQLESDLHFIMTLQAFLYYPLFNPVIYGLKMKEIFKHLKRLFSQAKVK
- the LOC141781971 gene encoding olfactory receptor 6N2-like is translated as MYIFIAALLLNSVVTSTTVYPKLLIDILSEKSIISYSACLLQCYIYYSFSASDFLLLAAMAYDRYVSICKPLQYPTIMSKTTVCIILFLSWLLPAVQIAFPTLLSANSKLCKFTLKAIFCNSSYYSIYCVTTAARSLADMFNIFTLILLPILFILFTYTRILIISYRSSGNVRTKAAETCTLHLILMNFYRYIIESILTD